The genomic interval GAGATAGTGTTCTTTACACCAGAAGGTGTTGTCTTGAACAGAGTTAAGAAATACTGTTCTTTACACCAGAAGGTGTTGTCTTTAACGGTGTAGAGATACTGTTCTTTACACCAGAAGGTGTTGTCTTTAACAGAGTAGCAATTATGTTCTTTACACTAGAAGGTGTTGTCTTTAAAAGAGTTTAGAGATACCGTTCTTTACACCAGAAGGTGTTGTCTTTAACAGAGTTTAGAGATCCtgttctcagcctccagtatttatgctgcagtagtttatgtgtcggggggctagggtcagtctgttacatctggagtatttctcttgtcttatccggtgtcctgtgtgtatttaaatatgctctctctaattctctctttctctctttctgtctttctctcggaggacctgagccctaggaccatgcctcaggactacctggtatgatgactccttgctgtccccagtccacctggccgtgctgctgctccagtttcaactgttctgcctgcggctatggaaccctgacctgttcaccggacgtgcttgttgcaccctcgacaactactatgattattattatttgaccatgctggtcatttatgaacattttaacattttaacattttgaccatgttctgttataatatccaccctgcacagccagaagaggactggccacccctcatagcctggttcctctctaggtttcttcctaggtttttggcctttctagggagtttttcctagggagtttttcctagccaccgtgcttctttcacatgctttgcttgctgtttggggttttaggctgggtttctgtacagcactttgagaatatcagcggatgtacgaagggctatataaaaataaatttgatttgatttgatttgatttgttctttACACCAGAAGGTGTTGTCTTTAACAGAGTTTAGAGATCCTGTTCTTTACACCAGAAGGTGTTGTCTTTAACAGAGTTTAGAGATCCTGTTCTTTACACCAGAAGGTGTTGTCTTTAAATACTGTTCTTTACACCAGAAGGTGTTGTAACAGTGTCTAGAGATACTGTTCTTTACACCAGAAGGTGTTGTCTTTAACAGTCTAGAGATACTGTTCTTTACACCAGAAGGTGTTGTCCATGTCACCATATTATCCTCAAGGAGAGTGTCCAATGTGTTCCAATGATAATATACATTCAGATTGGTATTATAATCTTCTTTGTATCAAGGTTCTTCATAAACATTCTCCATGTCTCTGCTCTATACTCCATAAGGATCCCGTGTACCTTCGATCAGTGACAATATCTATACACTGCTTTATGTTCTATTAGAAGTGTAAAGTGTCCCACTGAACAGTGATAATATCCATACAAGGTTTTTCACGTGATGTTGACCATTGCCCTGTAGAGTCCTGATGGTCATACATGATATTGGTACATCCATGTAGATTTTGGTCAGAGTCAGATGTTCCTGTGTGTCCCGTGTATAATACCCTGAGGGTCATACATACATGGTATGATCCTGGTCTCAGTCATGTATGTTGACATGTAGTTGTGACCTCTGGCAGAGGGAGGGGCAGGGCTATCTGGTCCAGGAGGACCACCTGCGGGTGAGCAGTCATCACTATAGAAACAGGGTGTCCAAGACCCTGGTTACCATGGTGATGCggtacagagttcctctgtcgttCCAACCCGAACGCAGGAGGAGTGTTCTGTAACTGCCTCCTGTACTGGAGGAAGCTACAGGTCTTTAGTATGATAGCTAACACATTCTTCCCTATCAGGATCCCACTGACCCGGGCATCCTTATACAGCAGCATGTTACAGCCTCTGATCAATAAGGTTAAAATATTAATGGTGACCAGGCTGAGGATAGGATACAGCATCATCTTGTGTGGGACTATATTGATGCCCTGCATGGAGATCTCACTAAGAGAGACACATGGGAGGACTAGCAACAGGATGTAACAATAGAAGAACATCAGTCCTTCAGCCCACAGAGGGAGACCTTTCTTCAGGGGTTCCCAGAGATTAGCCTGAATATCCAGGATATCTAGCAGGTCCACCACCacccagaacaacctgaagacagGAGAGGAACAAGATCATATAACAGAAAATGTCTTTATCTCTTCCATTAATTTACAAATAATGGACATGTCTTAATGGGTTAACCCCCATTAGAATGGGTCAGGTCAGTTCTACCTGTTAGAATGGGTCAGGTCAGTTCTACCTGATAGAATGGATCAGGGTCAGTTCTACCTGCTAGAATGGGTCAGGAGCAGTTCTTCCTGGGTCAGGAGCAGTTCTACCTGCTAGAATGGGTCAGGTCAGTTCTACCTGTTAAAATGGGTCAGGTCAGTTCTACCTGTTAGAATGGGTCAGGAGAAGTTCTACCTGGGTCAGGAGCAGTTCTACCTGTTAGAATGGGTCAGGTCAGTTCTACCTGTTAGAATGGGTCAGGAGCAGTTC from Salmo salar chromosome ssa28, Ssal_v3.1, whole genome shotgun sequence carries:
- the LOC106590011 gene encoding transmembrane protein 121, encoding MVPPPPINQPHVCLSTLLIMSSMALIDAYLVEQNHGPRKIGICIMVMVGDLCFLIVLRYVAVWVGAEVRTAKRGYAMILWFLYIFVLEIKVYFVYQNYKADRKSLDALARKALTLLLSVCVPVLFVGLVAIDHMEYVQPFKKKEELRNRLFWVVVDLLDILDIQANLWEPLKKGLPLWAEGLMFFYCYILLLVLPCVSLSEISMQGINIVPHKMMLYPILSLVTINILTLLIRGCNMLLYKDARVSGILIGKNVLAIILKTCSFLQYRRQLQNTPPAFGLERQRNSVPHHHGNQGLGHPVSIVMTAHPQVVLLDQIALPLPLPEVTTTCQHT